The nucleotide sequence GAGATCTCCTTCGGCGTCAGCATGTTCTTCTTGTTGAACTCCTTGTAGGAGTCAGACTTCAGGGTTTCCTGGATGGCGGCGAGGAGCTTGTCCTTGACTTCCTGCGGGGTTCCCTTCGGAGCGGCGACGGCGCGGTACTGCGCGACCGGGACGTCATAGCCGGATTCCTTGGCGGTGGGAGTGTCCGGAAGGAAGGAGTTGCGCTCCTCCGAGAAGACGAGCAGCGGGGACACCTTGCCGGCCTCGATCTGCGGCATGGCCTCGCCGAGCTGGATGGTGGCCAGTTCAACCTGGTTGCCCAGGACGGCGGTCAGGGCGGGCTTGCCGCTGTCGAAGGGAACGTCGGTGCCCTTCACGTTGGCCTGCTTGAACAGGACAGTCTGGGCCAGCTGGCTGCCGGTGCCGACGCCGGTGGTGCCGTAGGTGACGTTGCGCCCGGCGGAGGTTACATCCTTGATGGACTTGAAGCCGGACTTTTCGCTGGCGACCAGCACGTAGTCGTCCTGCGACAGGCCGGTGATGATGTCGAAGTCATCGATGTTGACGGCCTCGTCCTTGGTCACGGCCAGCGGGGTGATGGTGATCAGGGAAGCGGTCAGCAGCAGCAGGTTCTGGCCGTCGGCGGGCTTGCCTGCCACCTCCTTGCTGGCCAGCGCGCCGTTGGCACCGGGCTTGTTCACCACCGGCATCGGGGCGCCGAGCGGCTTGGCCGCACCTTCCGAAATTGCCCGGGCGATGAGGTCCGTGCTTCCGCCCGGTGCCTGGCCCACGGTCAGGGTCACCGGGCCGTTGGGGTACTTGGATGAGTCAGCGCTGCCGCCGGAAACGTTGCCGCACGCGGTCAGGGCCAACAGGGTGATGGCGGACGCCGCGCCAAGAACAGCACGGCGGGTGGGGAAGTGCATCATTGAAACTCCTCATTTGCACCGCGGGCTGCCTCAGCCCGCAGGGGGATGTGAACCCGGTCACTGCCGGTTCGCTAGGACGAGTTTAGGGAGGCGCTATGATGCATGTCTAAGCCCAAATATGCATCAAGTAATACCGGGAGGGCATCATGTTTACCTTCGACCAGCTGACCGGGTTCATCGCCGTCGCCGAGGAACTGCACTTCGGCCGGGCTGCCGAGCGGCTCAACATGACCCAGCCGCCGCTCAGCCGCCAGATCCAGAAGCTGGAGAAGACCGTGGGGGCCGAACTGCTCGAGCGGGACAACCGCCGGGTGGAGCTGACGGCAGCCGGACGCGCGTTTCTTGACGAGGCACGCAGGCTGATGGCGCTGGCCAGCAGGGCACCCGTGACGGCACGGCGGATCGCCTCCGGCCGCCAGGGCCACCTGCGCATCGGATTCACCGCCGCGAGCGGCTTCAGCATCCTCGGGCCCCTGCTCGAGGAGATCGGCGCCATCGTTCCCGAGGTGGACATCGACCTCCAGGAACTCGTGACAGGTGAACAGATCCAGGGGCTCCTCACCGGCGAGCTGGACCTCGGCCTGGCACGGCCGCCCTTCGACACGGAAGTCTTCGACTCCCACCTGCTCTACCGCGAATCCATGGTGCTGGCCGTTCCCGCCTCGCATCCGCTGGCGGGCCTGAAGCGGGACATCCGGAACGAGGACTTCAAGGACGAACCCCTCATCATGCACTCGCCCACGGAGGCCCGGTACTTCTACGACCTCGTGGTCCGCCTGCACGATATCCGGCACGAGAACGCGGTGCACACCGTCAGCCAGATCCTCACCATGGTTTCGCTTGTGGCCGCCAAGCGGGGCGTGGCCTTTGTGCCGCACTCGGCAACGGCGCTGGGCATCCGCGGTGTTTCCTTTCTCCGGCTGGCCAGCAGCGAGGAAGAGCCCGTGGAGCTCCATGCCATCTGGAACCGGGACGCCAAGAACCCCGCCCTGGTGCGGCTGCTGCGAGACCTGGAGTTTGCCGGCGGATAGGCTGCGAACGTTCATGGACTCAATGCGCGGAGGGTATCAATGGATTCAAAAATGCACTTAGACAGGCATGGACGGGGGTCCCTACTCTGAAAAGGAATCACCCCACCTCCGCCGCCTCCGGCACCGACTCCAAGGACATCCCGTGGCAAAACTTTCACCCCAGGAACTGGCCAACACCCTCAAGGACGGGCTGCTGTCCTTCCCCGTGACTTCGTTCGATGCAGAGCTGCAGTTCGACGAGGAGAACTACCGCAAGCACCTGGCGTGGCAGGCCAGCTTCCCGGTCGCCGGCCTTTTCGCCGCCGGCGGCACGGGCGAGGGCTTCTCCCTCACCCCGGCCGAGTCTGCCCGCGTGGTCCGTGCCGCCGTCGAGGAAGTCGGCAACACGGTCCCCGTCCTGGCTTCCGCCGGCGGCTCCACCGCCCAGGCCATCGAGAACGCCAAGGCTGCCGAGGCCGCCGGCGCCGAGGGCATCCTGCTCCTGCCGCCGTATCTGACCGAGGCCGACCAGGGTGGCCTGATCGAGCACGTCAGCGCCGTCTGCAGCGCCACTTCCCTGGGCGTGATCATCTACAACCGCGCCAACGCCATCTACAAGGACACCACGGTGGCCACGCTGGCCGACCGGCACGAAAACCTGATCGGCTTCAAGGACGGCGTGGGCGACCTCGAGCACGACGCCCGCGTCTACGCCAAGCTCGGCGACCGCCTGTTCTACCTCGGCGGCCTGCCCACGGCGGAGACCTTCGCGCTGCCGCTGCTGCAGCTGGGCATGAGCACGTACTCCAGCGCGATGTACAACTTCGTTCCGCAGTTTGCACTCGACTTCTACCGGGACGTCCGCAACAACGACCGCGTGGCCGTCAACCAGAAGCTCAACGACTTCGTCATCCCCTACCTGGACATCCGCGACCGCGTGAAGGGCTACGCCGTCTCCATTGTCAAGGGCGGCCTCGACGCGATCGGCCGTTCCGCCGGCGGAGTCCGTCCCCCACTGCAGAACATGGCGGAAAAGGACCTGGCCGACCTCAAGGAACTCATCGCCAGGGTTTCCTAGTCGACCGTTTCCTGACGGCCCACACCACCTGTATTTAGGAGGAACAACCGTGCCCCTTACCGGACACTCCCTGATCGCTGGACAGACCGTTGCCGGCGAAGGCAAGACAACCTTCGCCTTCAACCCGGCCAGCAACGAACAGCTCGAGCCCGCCTACACCCTGCTCACCGAGGAGCAACTCAGGGCTGCCACCGCCGCGGCGGCCGAGGCCTTCGCGTCCTTCAGCACGCTGGACCCCGAAACCCACGCCGCGTTCCTGGACGCGATCGCGGACAACATCGAAGCGATCGGCGATGAACTGATCGTCCGCGCCGGCCAGGAAACCGGCCTGCCCGCCGCCCGCCTGACCGGCGAACGCGCCCGCACCACCGGCCAGCTGCGGCTCTTCGCCAACGTGGTCCGCCAGGGCGACTTCCGCGGTGTGCGCATCGACCCGGCCCTGCCGGACCGCACGCCCCTGCCGCGCGCTGACATCCGCCAGCGCCAGATCCCGCTGGGCCCGGTCGCCGTCTTCGGTGCCAGCAACTTCCCGCTGGCCTTCTCGACGGCGGGCGGCGACACCGCGTCTGCCCTCGCCGCGGGCTGCCCCGTGGTTTTCAAGGCCCACAACGCCCACCCCGGCACCAGTGAGCTGGTGGGCCAGGCCATCGCCAAGGCCGTCCGCGACGCCGGCCTGCACCCGGGCGTCTTCTCCCTCATCTATGGCCCCGGTTCCAGCATCGGCCAGGCCCTCGTCGCCGACCCGGCGATCAAGGCCGTCGGCTTCACCGGCTCCCAAAGCGCAGGCATCGCGCTGATGCGCACCGCCGCCGCACGCCCGGAACCGATCCCTGTCTACGCGGAGATGTCCTCGCTCAACCCGGTGTTTGTCTTCCCCGGCGCCCTGGACGGCCCGGCCGAACAGATCGATGCACTGGCACAGCAGTACATCACCGCCGTGACCGGCAGCTCGGGTCAGCTGTGCACCTCCCCCGGCCTGCTGTTCGCCCCCGCCGGTGAGGCGGGCGACAAACTGGCTGCCGCCGTCGGCCGCGCTGTTGCCGCCTGCGCCGGCCAGACAATGCTTACTGCAGGGATCGCCGATTCCTGGAACTCCGGCACCCAGGCGCTCGGCGCCGCTGAGAACGTGACCGTCGTCGGGACCGGAACCCCCGGCCCCACCGAGAATGCACCGGCACCGGCCATCTACGGCACCGAAATCCGCGACTTCATCACCAACGAGGTCCTGCACACTGAAATTTTCGGCGCCGCATCCCTGGTGATCCGCTACTCCTCCGCCGAGGAACTCGTCGAGGCGGCCAACCGGCTCGAGGGGCAGCTCACCGCGTCCCTGCAGCTCACCGAAGAGGACTACCCGACGGCGGCACAACTGATCCCGGCGCTGGAGCAGAAGGTGGGGCGCATCATCGTCAACGGCTGGCCCACCGGCGTCGAAGTCGGCCACGCCATGGTCCATGGCGGCCCCTTCCCGGCCACCTCTGACACACGCACCACCTCCGTGGGTACGCTGGCCATTAACCGGTTCCTCCGGCCCGTGGCCTATCAGAATCTGCCGCAGGAACTCCTCCCGGCAGCCCTCCAGGACGCCAACCCGTGGCACCTGAACCGCCGGATTGACGGCACCGTTGTGGCCGCTGAAGAGAAAGAGGAGGTCAACGCATGACCGCCCAGCCGACAATTGCGCGCGTAGAGGTCGTCCCGGTTGCGGGTTACGACAGCATGCTGATGAACCTCAGCGGTGCCCACGGGCCGTTCTTCACCCGGAACGTGGTCATCGTGACCGACTCCGACGGCCGGACCGGCCTCGGCGAGGTCCCCGGCGGCGAGAAGATCCGCACCACCATCGAGGAAGCCGGTGCGCTGATCGCCGGCAAGCCGGTGGCCCGCTACCGCTCGCTGCTGCGCGAAATCACCGCTGAGTTCGCCGACCGTGACGCCGGCGGCCGCGGCCTGCAGACCTTCGACCTGCGCACCACCGTCCACGCCGTCACCGCCGTCGAGTCCGCACTGCTGGACCTGCACGGCCAGTTCCTTGGCGTCCCGGTGGCCGAACTGCTGGGCGACGGCCAGCAGCGGACCTCTGTGCCGATGCTCGGATACCTGTTCTTCATCGGTGACCACAAGCGGACGGACCTGCCGTACCTGGTGGAGGAATCGCCGTCGGACCGGTGGGAAGAACTGCGCCGCCAGGAGGCGATGACTCCCGAGGCAGTTGTGGCGCTGGCCGAGGCGGCGCAGGAGCGCTACGGCTTCAGCGACTTCAAGCTCAAGGGCGGCGTGCTGTCCGGCGACGACGAAGTGGACGTGGTGACGGCGCTGGCCAAACGCTTCCCCGATGCCCGTGTCACCCTGGACCCGAACGGCGGCTGGCTCCTCGAGGAGGCCATCCGGCTGGGCAAGCGCATGCAGGGCGTCGTTGCCTATGCCGAAGACCCGTGCGGCGCTGAAGGCCGCTTCTCCGGCCGCGAGGTCATGGCTGAATTCCGCCGGGCCACCGGGCTGAAGACCGCCACCAACATGATCGCCACGGACTGGCGGGAAATGTCCCACGCCATCCGCAGCAACGCCGTGGACATCCCGCTGGCGGACCCGCACTTCTGGACCATGCACGGTTCGGTCCGGGTGGCGCAGCTGTGCAACGAGTTCGGCCTGACCTGGGGCTCGCACTCGAACAACCACTTCGACATCTCGCTCGCCATGTTCACACATACCGGCGCGGCGGCTCCCGGCGAGATCACCGCCCTGGATACGCACTGGATCTGGCAGGACGGTCAGGGCCTGACCAAGAACCCGCTGCAGATCAAGGGCGGCGCCATCGAGGTTCCGGACGCACCCGGCCTTGGCATCGAGCTGGACCGCGCGGCCCTGGACAAGGCGCACCAGCTGTACCTGGAGCACGGACTGGACGCCCGCGACGACAGCATCGGCATGCAGTACTACATCGACGGCTGGTCCTTCGACCCGAAGCGGCCCTGCCTCGTCCGTTGAGCGCAACTCCCGTACATACAGATAAATAGAAGGGCAGAGTGTGGGCGGCGTCGTCTCCGGAATCCTCATCGTTTCTGCAGTCATCGCCGTCGGTTACCTCGCTGCCAGGTTCCGTATTCTGGGTCCCGAGGTCCAGGGCGCGCTGACCCGCAGCGCGTTTTACATCACTAACCCTGCCCTGCTTTACACCGTCGTGGCCGGCTCGGACATCCGGGCCGCACTCGGAACTGACGCCCCACTGGCGCTGCTTTCAGCAGCGGCAGTGGGGCTTCTTTACTGGCTGCTGAGCTTCCTGTTCTTCCGCCGCCCGGCTGCGGAAACCGCCGTCGGCGCGATGGCCAGCAGCTACGCCAATGCCAACAACATCGGCATTCCGGTCTCGCTGTACGCCGTCGGCACCGCGCAGCATGTGGCCCCGGTGCTTTTGGTGCAGCTCCTGGTCCTGGCCCCCTTCTACCTCACGCTGCTGGGAGTGTTCTCCGGCGCCCGGATCTCGTGGAAGAAGGTGCTGCTCCAGCCGCTGTCCAACCCCATGATCATCGCCTCGGCCCTCGGCGTACTCGTTGCGCTGACCGGCTGGCAGGAGCCGGAGCTGCTGCGGAAGCCGATCGACATGCTGGCCGGCGGGGCGGTTCCGATGGTGCTGCTCGCCTTTGGCCTCTCGCTGGCCGGCCGCGCGCCGCTGCAGAAGGATGACGGCCGCACCGAGACCCTCGTGGCCACGTTCCTGAAGATTGCCGGCATGCCCGTGATCGTCTGGCTGCTGGGGCGCTTTGTCTTTGGCCTCGAGGGGCAGCATCTGCTGGCCAGCGTGATCATGGCGGCCCTCCCCACTGCACAGAACGTCTTCCTGTTCGCTTCCCCCTACGGGCGCGGCATGACTGTGGCCCGGGACGTGATCCTCTGCACCACCATCCTGTGCGTAGGCGCGCTGCTGGTGGTTGCCTGGGCAGCGGGATAGGTGAAGGGCCGTGCAGCGGTCCCGGCCCTTCGCTGAGAGCAGGGTTTTCACAAGGTGCAGGGGCGAATATTGGATATGTCCTTGAAGGGAGGCAGCTTCGGCTCCTTCGCGCAGGACTGCCGGGTCCGGCTTCCTCAGGTGCTGGACCCGGCCACACTGCCGCTTCCGGATGCGGGGATTCAGTCCTGGCCGGTGGTCTCGGAAAACGACATATCAGGGGCGGCCCCATCCGCGGCCGCCACCCAGGCCGTGAAGTCCGCGTACGACATGAACGAGTAGTAGTCGCAGAACCTCAAACGTGCCTTTTCATGCTTGGTCACTCTGACTGAACATCCTCCCTTCTTCTGAGATTTCAACAGCTATAACGCTGTGCGTGGATTGCGCATTCCACTCCTGGTGCCTTGGCCGGTCCATTCCCGCCGCATACTTGTAGTATAAGTTGTTAGCTTGTATCCTAAGTAGGCGGGCGATGTTGCCCCTACTTCCAAGGAGAACCCATGAGCACCGTCGATCTGATCCGGCACGTCAAACTTTCCACCGCACGCCTTCCGCTGGCCGTCCCGATCAGCGACGCCAAGGTGTTCACGGGCCGCCAGAAGCCCATGACGGAGGTCGTCTTCCTCTTTGCGGAAATCACCACGGAGCAGGGCCACACCGGCCTGGGCTTCAGCTACTCCAAGCGCGCGGGCGGTCCCGCCCAGTACGCCCATGCCAAGGAAGTCGCCGAAGGAATCATCGGCGAGGATCC is from Arthrobacter sp. QXT-31 and encodes:
- a CDS encoding Bug family tripartite tricarboxylate transporter substrate binding protein → MMHFPTRRAVLGAASAITLLALTACGNVSGGSADSSKYPNGPVTLTVGQAPGGSTDLIARAISEGAAKPLGAPMPVVNKPGANGALASKEVAGKPADGQNLLLLTASLITITPLAVTKDEAVNIDDFDIITGLSQDDYVLVASEKSGFKSIKDVTSAGRNVTYGTTGVGTGSQLAQTVLFKQANVKGTDVPFDSGKPALTAVLGNQVELATIQLGEAMPQIEAGKVSPLLVFSEERNSFLPDTPTAKESGYDVPVAQYRAVAAPKGTPQEVKDKLLAAIQETLKSDSYKEFNKKNMLTPKEISGEEVVTQWKDYAAKYKALVEKYDISLAGNK
- a CDS encoding LysR family transcriptional regulator; the encoded protein is MFTFDQLTGFIAVAEELHFGRAAERLNMTQPPLSRQIQKLEKTVGAELLERDNRRVELTAAGRAFLDEARRLMALASRAPVTARRIASGRQGHLRIGFTAASGFSILGPLLEEIGAIVPEVDIDLQELVTGEQIQGLLTGELDLGLARPPFDTEVFDSHLLYRESMVLAVPASHPLAGLKRDIRNEDFKDEPLIMHSPTEARYFYDLVVRLHDIRHENAVHTVSQILTMVSLVAAKRGVAFVPHSATALGIRGVSFLRLASSEEEPVELHAIWNRDAKNPALVRLLRDLEFAGG
- the kdgD gene encoding 5-dehydro-4-deoxyglucarate dehydratase; this translates as MAKLSPQELANTLKDGLLSFPVTSFDAELQFDEENYRKHLAWQASFPVAGLFAAGGTGEGFSLTPAESARVVRAAVEEVGNTVPVLASAGGSTAQAIENAKAAEAAGAEGILLLPPYLTEADQGGLIEHVSAVCSATSLGVIIYNRANAIYKDTTVATLADRHENLIGFKDGVGDLEHDARVYAKLGDRLFYLGGLPTAETFALPLLQLGMSTYSSAMYNFVPQFALDFYRDVRNNDRVAVNQKLNDFVIPYLDIRDRVKGYAVSIVKGGLDAIGRSAGGVRPPLQNMAEKDLADLKELIARVS
- a CDS encoding aldehyde dehydrogenase (NADP(+)), with translation MPLTGHSLIAGQTVAGEGKTTFAFNPASNEQLEPAYTLLTEEQLRAATAAAAEAFASFSTLDPETHAAFLDAIADNIEAIGDELIVRAGQETGLPAARLTGERARTTGQLRLFANVVRQGDFRGVRIDPALPDRTPLPRADIRQRQIPLGPVAVFGASNFPLAFSTAGGDTASALAAGCPVVFKAHNAHPGTSELVGQAIAKAVRDAGLHPGVFSLIYGPGSSIGQALVADPAIKAVGFTGSQSAGIALMRTAAARPEPIPVYAEMSSLNPVFVFPGALDGPAEQIDALAQQYITAVTGSSGQLCTSPGLLFAPAGEAGDKLAAAVGRAVAACAGQTMLTAGIADSWNSGTQALGAAENVTVVGTGTPGPTENAPAPAIYGTEIRDFITNEVLHTEIFGAASLVIRYSSAEELVEAANRLEGQLTASLQLTEEDYPTAAQLIPALEQKVGRIIVNGWPTGVEVGHAMVHGGPFPATSDTRTTSVGTLAINRFLRPVAYQNLPQELLPAALQDANPWHLNRRIDGTVVAAEEKEEVNA
- a CDS encoding enolase C-terminal domain-like protein, with protein sequence MTAQPTIARVEVVPVAGYDSMLMNLSGAHGPFFTRNVVIVTDSDGRTGLGEVPGGEKIRTTIEEAGALIAGKPVARYRSLLREITAEFADRDAGGRGLQTFDLRTTVHAVTAVESALLDLHGQFLGVPVAELLGDGQQRTSVPMLGYLFFIGDHKRTDLPYLVEESPSDRWEELRRQEAMTPEAVVALAEAAQERYGFSDFKLKGGVLSGDDEVDVVTALAKRFPDARVTLDPNGGWLLEEAIRLGKRMQGVVAYAEDPCGAEGRFSGREVMAEFRRATGLKTATNMIATDWREMSHAIRSNAVDIPLADPHFWTMHGSVRVAQLCNEFGLTWGSHSNNHFDISLAMFTHTGAAAPGEITALDTHWIWQDGQGLTKNPLQIKGGAIEVPDAPGLGIELDRAALDKAHQLYLEHGLDARDDSIGMQYYIDGWSFDPKRPCLVR
- a CDS encoding AEC family transporter, encoding MGGVVSGILIVSAVIAVGYLAARFRILGPEVQGALTRSAFYITNPALLYTVVAGSDIRAALGTDAPLALLSAAAVGLLYWLLSFLFFRRPAAETAVGAMASSYANANNIGIPVSLYAVGTAQHVAPVLLVQLLVLAPFYLTLLGVFSGARISWKKVLLQPLSNPMIIASALGVLVALTGWQEPELLRKPIDMLAGGAVPMVLLAFGLSLAGRAPLQKDDGRTETLVATFLKIAGMPVIVWLLGRFVFGLEGQHLLASVIMAALPTAQNVFLFASPYGRGMTVARDVILCTTILCVGALLVVAWAAG